From Nitratidesulfovibrio vulgaris str. Hildenborough, a single genomic window includes:
- a CDS encoding DUF6765 family protein yields MNHEFHYWMTGIIAHAAGFDEDEAQTIAHASQYVDDNDKHLMVELPEHGGMYEAYISQTMNILKPKQTLMRIYPIFHFIPGAPEAPSARRGDGKMHILTTTPDSERANRIFDAALSDISSHRLHRIAVATHAYADTWAHQNFVGWHDAINGMSLNPLPNIGHADYAHHPDLVAHRWQDRRVLDNAVSNNERFIAAAGHIYAKFRSIPGMRPANRPWEALADDLRKAMGAVSDDVTNKGEARRIAAYRRLLEMDEYSPTRWFDEAIATQVNGLDDMHTKGPTIFRDSYTFRGNHWQSTDWAHFQDAVKAHQKYCMSDMDALFSQMGIRLGDH; encoded by the coding sequence ATGAACCACGAATTCCATTATTGGATGACGGGCATCATCGCCCATGCGGCAGGCTTCGACGAAGACGAGGCGCAGACCATCGCCCACGCTTCGCAGTATGTCGACGACAACGACAAGCACCTCATGGTCGAACTTCCTGAACATGGCGGCATGTATGAAGCCTACATCAGCCAGACCATGAACATCCTCAAGCCGAAGCAGACGCTGATGCGCATCTACCCCATCTTCCATTTCATTCCCGGCGCACCCGAGGCACCATCGGCCCGACGCGGGGACGGCAAGATGCACATTCTCACCACAACGCCCGACAGCGAACGCGCCAACCGCATCTTCGATGCCGCATTGTCCGACATCTCATCGCACAGGCTTCACCGCATCGCCGTGGCGACCCATGCCTACGCAGACACATGGGCACACCAGAACTTCGTCGGCTGGCATGACGCCATCAACGGCATGAGCCTGAACCCCCTGCCCAACATCGGGCATGCCGACTACGCCCACCACCCCGACCTTGTGGCGCACCGCTGGCAAGACAGGCGTGTGCTCGACAACGCTGTCAGCAACAACGAGCGCTTCATCGCCGCGGCAGGGCACATCTATGCGAAATTCCGCAGCATTCCCGGCATGCGCCCCGCCAACAGGCCTTGGGAGGCGCTTGCCGACGACCTTCGCAAGGCGATGGGTGCCGTATCAGACGACGTGACGAACAAGGGAGAGGCACGGCGCATCGCCGCCTACAGGCGACTGCTGGAAATGGACGAGTACTCGCCCACGCGCTGGTTCGATGAAGCCATCGCAACGCAGGTGAACGGGCTGGACGACATGCATACCAAGGGGCCGACCATCTTCCGCGACAGCTACACCTTCAGGGGTAACCACTGGCAGTCGACCGACTGGGCGCACTTTCAGGACGCAGTGAAGGCACACCAGAAATACTGCATGAGCGATATGGACGCCCTGTTCAGCCAGATGGGCATCAGGCTTGGAGACCATTAG
- the catB gene encoding type B chloramphenicol O-acetyltransferase, producing the protein MSDSPFRSPFEGIPLSQQVTNPNIRVGRFSYYSGYYHGHGFDDCARYLAPDRDDVDRLVIGSFCSIGSGASFIMAGNQGHQLEWAATFPFFYMQDEAAFSGAVDGFVRAGDTLVGNDVWIGTEAMIMPGVSIGDGAVIGSRALVTRDVEPYSIVGGNPAKFIRKRFDEENIALLLEMQWWDWPLERLHEAMPLLCASRIRDLHTYWRGWCDTTR; encoded by the coding sequence GTGTCCGACTCTCCATTCAGGAGTCCCTTTGAGGGGATTCCGCTGTCACAGCAGGTAACCAACCCGAACATCAGAGTCGGGCGTTTCAGCTACTATTCCGGGTACTACCACGGACATGGCTTCGACGACTGCGCCCGCTATCTCGCCCCCGACCGCGATGACGTGGACAGACTCGTCATCGGAAGTTTCTGTTCCATCGGCAGCGGTGCAAGCTTCATCATGGCTGGCAATCAGGGGCATCAGCTTGAATGGGCGGCGACCTTTCCCTTCTTCTACATGCAGGACGAAGCAGCCTTTTCGGGGGCAGTGGACGGATTCGTGCGCGCTGGCGATACCCTTGTCGGCAACGATGTCTGGATAGGGACCGAGGCGATGATCATGCCCGGTGTCAGCATCGGGGACGGGGCTGTCATCGGCAGTCGTGCGCTGGTCACACGCGATGTCGAACCCTACAGTATTGTGGGCGGCAATCCGGCGAAGTTCATTCGTAAGCGTTTCGATGAAGAGAACATTGCATTGCTTCTGGAGATGCAGTGGTGGGACTGGCCTCTGGAACGTCTGCATGAGGCCATGCCGTTACTATGTGCCAGCCGCATCAGGGACCTGCACACCTACTGGCGTGGCTGGTGCGATACAACGCGCTGA
- a CDS encoding cation-transporting P-type ATPase gives MDSLTGKLWHHLSAEKATEALQTDPQKGLDTFEVQRRAVEFGPNALTGRRGKTPLERFLLQFHQPLIYVLLLSGLITAVLGEVVDSSVIIGVVLVNAIVGYIQEAKAAGALEALARSMVAEAEVVRSGGVRRIGAVDLVPGDVVLLRSGDKVPADLRLVTVKDLRVDESALTGESVPVSKAVGTLPRETVLADRTNMAYASALVTYGTATGVVVATGDHTEIGRISTMVHEADTLATPLTRRIEKFSHLLLWAIMALAVLTFVAGVARGEKAAEMFMAAVALAVGAIPEGLPAAVTVILAIGVSRMASRGAIIRNLPAVETLGGASVICSDKTGTLTENRMTVTALYAAGRRYAVTGTGYRPTGDIMPSGEGYAPAGDDAHRGLAMAELSGRKALFATLLGGALCNDTRIEATPEGDKVEGDPTEAALLVVAAKAGIHVADALRTAPRADALPFESEHQYMATLHHGEAGPVVYVKGSVEAVLSRADRMLLDDGTLVPLDVAAFREEVERMAVQGLRVLALAQRVDGVGVAHLTHDDVASGLVVVGLQGMIDPPRAEAVAAVAAFHGAGVKVKMITGDHAVTAAAIGKQIGLGDAGCPGDPACKVLTGAQLAGLTDDELVRHAAETSIFARVAPEQKLRLVMALQSRGEVVAMTGDGVNDAPALKQADIGVAMGHGGTEAAKEASDMVLTDDNFATIKAAVEEGRGVYDNLLKFIVWTLPTNLGEGLVILVAVLLGMALPILPVQILWINMTTASILGIMLAFEPMEPGLMQRKPRDPAHPILDRELFRRIVLVGSLLLVSAFGLYKFELAQGHTQEAARTVAVNVFVLVQTFYLFNSRSFTRSPFELGIMSNPWTLLGAACMIVLQVAFTYVPVMNGLFGSAPIGLGAWLRILGVSVLAYGVVEADKKLRARGALK, from the coding sequence ATGGATTCTCTGACAGGAAAGCTCTGGCACCATCTCAGTGCTGAAAAGGCTACGGAAGCCCTGCAGACCGACCCGCAGAAGGGGCTGGACACCTTCGAGGTGCAGCGGCGGGCGGTAGAGTTCGGCCCCAACGCTCTCACAGGACGTCGAGGAAAGACGCCCCTGGAGCGGTTCCTGTTGCAATTCCATCAGCCGCTCATCTATGTGCTGCTGCTTTCCGGGCTCATCACGGCTGTGCTGGGCGAGGTCGTCGACTCTTCCGTCATCATCGGTGTGGTGCTGGTCAACGCCATCGTCGGCTACATTCAGGAGGCCAAGGCTGCCGGTGCGCTAGAGGCACTGGCCCGTTCGATGGTGGCAGAGGCCGAGGTCGTCCGGTCAGGTGGTGTCCGGCGTATCGGCGCCGTGGACCTCGTGCCCGGAGACGTGGTGCTGTTGCGCAGCGGCGATAAAGTTCCCGCTGACTTGCGTCTCGTCACTGTCAAAGACCTGCGGGTCGACGAATCGGCCCTTACGGGAGAATCCGTACCTGTCTCCAAGGCGGTGGGCACTCTGCCACGGGAGACCGTTCTCGCAGACCGCACCAACATGGCCTACGCTTCGGCGCTGGTCACCTACGGCACTGCCACGGGGGTGGTGGTCGCCACGGGCGACCATACCGAAATCGGGCGTATCTCGACCATGGTGCATGAGGCCGACACACTGGCAACACCCCTCACCCGCCGTATCGAGAAGTTCAGTCACCTGTTGTTGTGGGCCATCATGGCTCTTGCGGTGCTGACCTTCGTCGCCGGAGTGGCACGCGGCGAGAAGGCAGCGGAGATGTTCATGGCAGCGGTCGCGCTTGCGGTGGGTGCCATCCCCGAGGGCCTTCCGGCAGCCGTGACGGTCATTCTGGCCATTGGCGTGTCGCGCATGGCGTCGCGCGGGGCCATCATCCGTAACCTTCCGGCCGTTGAGACTCTTGGCGGGGCTTCCGTCATCTGTTCCGACAAGACCGGAACGCTCACCGAGAACAGGATGACCGTCACCGCCCTCTATGCGGCGGGCAGACGGTATGCCGTAACCGGGACAGGCTATCGGCCCACCGGGGACATCATGCCCAGTGGCGAGGGATATGCGCCTGCCGGTGATGATGCGCATCGTGGACTTGCCATGGCTGAACTTTCGGGCCGGAAGGCCCTGTTCGCCACGTTGCTGGGTGGTGCGCTTTGCAATGATACCCGCATCGAAGCAACCCCCGAAGGCGACAAGGTCGAGGGCGACCCCACCGAGGCCGCATTGCTGGTTGTGGCTGCGAAGGCGGGCATTCATGTCGCCGACGCGTTGAGGACTGCGCCCCGCGCGGATGCCTTGCCGTTCGAGTCCGAGCATCAGTACATGGCGACGCTGCATCATGGCGAGGCTGGCCCGGTGGTCTACGTGAAGGGTTCGGTCGAGGCCGTCCTGTCACGCGCAGACCGGATGCTGCTGGACGATGGCACGCTCGTTCCGCTTGATGTCGCGGCATTTCGCGAAGAGGTCGAACGCATGGCGGTGCAGGGATTGCGTGTGCTTGCGTTGGCCCAGCGCGTGGACGGTGTGGGTGTGGCGCATCTGACACATGATGATGTCGCGTCCGGACTTGTCGTGGTCGGGTTGCAGGGCATGATCGACCCGCCCAGGGCCGAGGCGGTGGCGGCTGTCGCCGCATTCCATGGTGCGGGCGTGAAGGTCAAGATGATAACAGGCGACCATGCCGTGACAGCCGCCGCCATCGGCAAGCAGATCGGCCTTGGCGATGCCGGATGCCCCGGCGACCCCGCCTGCAAGGTGCTCACGGGTGCGCAACTTGCGGGACTGACCGACGATGAACTGGTGCGTCATGCCGCTGAGACATCCATCTTCGCGCGTGTCGCGCCGGAACAGAAGTTGCGACTGGTCATGGCGTTGCAGAGCAGGGGCGAGGTCGTCGCCATGACGGGGGACGGCGTCAACGACGCCCCCGCACTCAAGCAGGCGGACATCGGCGTTGCCATGGGGCACGGAGGGACAGAGGCCGCCAAGGAAGCTTCGGACATGGTGCTCACCGACGACAATTTCGCGACCATCAAGGCTGCCGTCGAAGAGGGGCGCGGCGTGTACGACAACCTGCTCAAGTTCATCGTGTGGACGTTGCCGACCAACCTTGGCGAAGGGCTGGTCATTCTGGTGGCGGTGCTGCTTGGCATGGCACTGCCCATCCTTCCCGTGCAGATATTGTGGATCAATATGACAACCGCCAGCATCCTGGGCATCATGCTGGCCTTTGAGCCCATGGAACCGGGCCTCATGCAGCGCAAGCCGCGCGACCCGGCGCACCCCATTCTCGACCGTGAGCTCTTCCGGCGCATCGTTCTTGTGGGCTCGCTGCTTCTGGTGTCTGCCTTCGGACTCTACAAGTTCGAACTGGCGCAGGGGCACACGCAGGAGGCGGCACGTACCGTTGCGGTGAACGTGTTCGTTCTGGTGCAGACCTTCTATCTGTTCAATAGCCGGTCTTTCACCCGGTCTCCCTTCGAGCTTGGTATCATGAGCAACCCGTGGACGTTGCTCGGGGCGGCGTGCATGATCGTCTTGCAGGTGGCGTTCACCTATGTGCCTGTCATGAACGGGCTGTTCGGTAGCGCCCCCATAGGACTGGGGGCATGGTTGCGTATCCTTGGTGTCTCGGTCCTCGCCTATGGCGTTGTCGAGGCGGACAAGAAGCTTCGGGCCAGGGGTGCATTGAAGTAA
- a CDS encoding STAS domain-containing protein, producing MDITCTLSNNRALVGLSGRMDAVTAPAFEQHCESLITQGTTAVIADMSGLEYISSAGLRSILSSAKKLRTAGGNLSFCGMTGMVDEVFRVSGFFKMFRVFATKDEALAE from the coding sequence ATGGACATCACATGCACTCTTTCCAACAATCGAGCTCTGGTAGGATTATCCGGACGCATGGATGCTGTAACCGCCCCTGCGTTCGAGCAACATTGTGAGTCTCTGATAACGCAGGGAACCACCGCCGTCATCGCGGATATGTCCGGCCTTGAGTACATCAGCTCTGCGGGGCTGCGCAGCATCCTGTCGTCTGCCAAGAAGCTGCGCACAGCAGGAGGCAACCTTTCGTTTTGCGGCATGACCGGAATGGTTGACGAGGTATTCCGCGTTTCCGGATTTTTCAAAATGTTCCGTGTGTTTGCCACAAAAGACGAAGCACTTGCAGAATGA
- a CDS encoding DMT family transporter, whose amino-acid sequence MLESWIILFLSIFCEVTGTSCLKLSDGFSKIIPTISVFLFYGLALWGLSVVVKKMDVSIAYAVWSGVGTATVAMIGICIFGERATVVKICSLLLIIIGVVGLNYTSSGE is encoded by the coding sequence ATGTTAGAAAGCTGGATTATTCTTTTTTTGTCCATTTTTTGCGAAGTCACCGGGACCTCGTGCTTGAAGCTGTCGGATGGATTCTCCAAAATCATTCCGACTATCTCTGTTTTTCTCTTTTATGGATTGGCCCTCTGGGGACTCTCTGTGGTGGTGAAGAAAATGGACGTAAGCATCGCCTATGCTGTGTGGTCAGGCGTAGGGACAGCAACGGTAGCCATGATCGGGATTTGTATTTTTGGAGAAAGGGCAACAGTCGTAAAGATATGCTCACTGTTACTCATCATCATAGGAGTAGTAGGTCTCAACTACACTTCTTCAGGGGAATGA
- a CDS encoding ATP-binding protein, giving the protein MKSKKIFGMQIPENVENISVVCSAARECARARGFSQEDVQTFCLVVEEALTNSIEMGFGDTENEVDITIYNITSGLGVKIDSVCLPLEPEKLPQYNFQRVSQYNDTTGLSYHLMKNMSDSFRVSISEDGARDLYFEKYIPEQKVKDAVQRKRTLRVATEHTKRFAVPEDAEKISRLVLRSHDAVLFGESIYYPDMVKEMLAEKRMVSVVAEAECGELIAHFALLKDISGDRVEELTYVVSDKNFKSRDTTKLPAILIEDAKRRGVYAIQSYVVTNHIYAQKGCLADGFSENALYLALNTASRHKQNEESSLHRIGNLGLVRYLGARESAPLFLPPRHREMILDIYAHMGVEPVVAEKTAESDSMRGCSQIVTDVEFKEGWMLIVVKEYGPDTFSHLKSEFYKAVVQGIPSIQLGLPLANAMTLEMCSEFESMGFFFAGVSSGYNSSENLMLQYLNGVEPGFESIHTFSDFAKKLKAYVHQCWEERAV; this is encoded by the coding sequence ATGAAGAGCAAGAAAATATTCGGGATGCAGATTCCTGAGAATGTAGAGAATATATCAGTCGTTTGCAGCGCAGCGCGTGAATGCGCGAGGGCAAGAGGCTTTTCACAGGAAGATGTGCAGACGTTTTGCCTTGTTGTGGAAGAGGCCCTGACCAACTCGATCGAGATGGGGTTTGGGGATACAGAGAATGAGGTCGATATCACAATCTATAACATAACGTCAGGGCTTGGGGTTAAAATTGACAGCGTATGTTTGCCTTTGGAGCCTGAAAAACTTCCGCAGTATAATTTTCAAAGAGTGTCACAATACAATGACACGACTGGCTTGAGTTATCATCTTATGAAAAACATGTCAGATAGTTTTCGTGTTTCTATTAGTGAAGATGGGGCGAGAGATCTGTATTTTGAAAAATACATTCCTGAACAGAAAGTTAAAGATGCGGTCCAGCGTAAAAGAACACTTCGAGTTGCAACTGAGCATACCAAGCGATTTGCAGTGCCTGAAGACGCAGAGAAGATTTCTCGTCTTGTCTTGCGGTCGCATGATGCAGTGTTGTTCGGTGAGAGTATATATTATCCTGATATGGTTAAAGAGATGCTTGCGGAAAAGAGGATGGTTTCAGTCGTTGCAGAGGCTGAATGCGGAGAGTTGATAGCCCACTTCGCTCTTCTGAAGGACATCTCTGGAGACCGGGTGGAGGAGTTGACCTATGTGGTAAGTGATAAGAATTTCAAAAGTCGTGACACTACGAAGTTGCCTGCAATACTGATTGAAGATGCCAAGCGACGAGGTGTGTACGCAATTCAATCTTATGTCGTGACCAATCATATATACGCGCAAAAAGGATGCCTGGCTGATGGTTTTTCTGAAAACGCCCTGTATCTTGCGCTGAATACAGCCTCCCGCCATAAGCAGAATGAAGAGTCTTCATTGCATAGGATAGGCAACCTAGGGCTTGTAAGATATCTTGGTGCGAGAGAATCCGCCCCCCTGTTTCTTCCGCCTCGCCACAGGGAGATGATTTTGGATATATACGCACACATGGGGGTTGAACCGGTCGTTGCTGAAAAGACTGCTGAAAGCGATTCAATGCGTGGGTGTTCGCAAATCGTGACGGATGTAGAGTTCAAGGAAGGCTGGATGCTGATTGTGGTAAAGGAATACGGCCCTGATACGTTCTCCCATCTGAAAAGTGAGTTCTACAAGGCTGTCGTTCAAGGGATTCCATCTATCCAGCTCGGGCTTCCTCTCGCAAATGCAATGACTTTGGAAATGTGCAGTGAGTTTGAGTCGATGGGGTTCTTCTTTGCCGGAGTGTCATCTGGTTACAACAGCAGCGAGAATTTGATGCTGCAATATTTGAACGGTGTTGAACCAGGATTTGAATCGATACATACATTCTCTGATTTTGCGAAAAAACTGAAAGCTTATGTTCATCAGTGCTGGGAGGAAAGGGCCGTTTAG
- a CDS encoding SulP family inorganic anion transporter: MKHLFKELAEDATSPQMVPALALGLVIGVLLVVIGVSFAAMIFSGPLAPLATRGAGLTLFGAASLCGFLAVSSSFRSAISTPQDAPVAVLATMGVPVVAAMGMSDPNATFATMLAAMSIATLATGIALMAIGHFRLTRFFRFMPYPVVGGFLAGGGWMLVKGGISVMSSLSLNVESLPMLFESVHIWKWSPGVLYAISLWLVLKRWSHFLILPCSIVMVTAAYYVAFHILAISLADARAAGILLSGVPSSGLWPAFSISDLQTVRWDIVFDQTPIMFTVVLVTMMGLLLNISGLELGSGTDIDFDREFRNAGLANTLGGLGGSAPGSHTLSLSLLCSSSGAYTRLAGIITASVIAAVLFMGGSVLEYFPLPVLGGLLVFLGIDIMDSWLRATRRRLPLSDYLVLCVIFLVICFSGFLEGVAVGLVITVVLFIIRLSKVDIIHDSFTGLTLHSRVNRSIPQRTILQQHGERIRGYRLSGYLFFGSASLLVETLKQELRKTPQPWCILLDFKNVSGFDISAANAFQRFISSAHAEHVRIVLTETSPRFISMLQRILPIESIDNLVTAQDIDRGLEACEEAILTEYTERTAQQANAADMLFEQSVDDMMAHLDRQILFEALVEELRPWVQECHYEGETLLVEKGKTQQGLQMLVWGSATATDGDGGTRLAHLRAGDVLVPQAAFAPFVAREHIMADSPCRTVLLTAQARLLMEQENPDLALRLDRYVISSWKA; encoded by the coding sequence ATGAAACACCTTTTCAAAGAGCTTGCCGAAGACGCAACGTCTCCCCAGATGGTTCCCGCTCTTGCCCTCGGGCTTGTCATCGGCGTGCTGCTTGTCGTGATTGGCGTCTCCTTTGCAGCCATGATCTTTTCCGGGCCGCTGGCGCCACTTGCAACCCGCGGTGCTGGACTCACCCTTTTCGGCGCGGCATCTCTATGCGGTTTTCTGGCTGTTTCCAGCTCGTTCCGATCAGCCATATCAACACCACAAGACGCCCCCGTAGCCGTTCTGGCCACCATGGGCGTGCCGGTCGTAGCAGCCATGGGCATGTCGGACCCCAATGCCACATTCGCCACAATGCTCGCCGCCATGAGCATTGCCACCCTCGCCACAGGTATCGCGCTGATGGCCATAGGGCACTTCCGGCTCACCAGATTTTTCCGCTTCATGCCCTATCCGGTTGTAGGCGGATTCCTCGCTGGCGGTGGCTGGATGCTCGTCAAAGGGGGCATCTCCGTGATGAGTTCCCTATCGCTGAATGTTGAAAGCCTGCCAATGCTTTTTGAAAGCGTACATATCTGGAAGTGGAGCCCCGGAGTCCTGTATGCCATTTCGCTATGGCTGGTACTCAAACGATGGTCGCACTTTCTGATTCTGCCCTGTTCCATCGTGATGGTCACAGCAGCCTACTACGTGGCCTTTCACATCCTCGCCATATCCTTGGCCGATGCCCGCGCGGCAGGCATTCTTCTTTCTGGGGTTCCGTCATCGGGCCTCTGGCCCGCCTTCTCCATTTCCGACCTGCAGACTGTGCGTTGGGATATCGTGTTTGACCAGACGCCCATCATGTTCACGGTGGTGCTCGTAACCATGATGGGACTGCTGTTGAACATAAGCGGTCTGGAACTGGGGAGCGGTACGGATATCGATTTCGACCGTGAATTCCGCAATGCCGGACTTGCCAATACTCTGGGCGGGCTTGGCGGAAGCGCTCCCGGCTCGCACACGCTCTCCCTCTCACTGCTATGCAGCTCAAGCGGGGCTTACACTCGCTTGGCGGGCATTATCACTGCCAGCGTTATCGCCGCGGTGCTTTTCATGGGCGGCAGTGTGCTTGAATACTTTCCCCTGCCGGTTCTGGGCGGACTGCTGGTGTTCTTGGGCATAGACATAATGGACAGCTGGCTCCGTGCCACGCGTCGCAGACTCCCCCTCTCCGACTATCTTGTTCTGTGTGTCATCTTTCTTGTCATCTGCTTTTCGGGGTTTCTTGAAGGCGTCGCTGTCGGTCTCGTCATCACGGTTGTGCTGTTCATAATCCGCCTAAGCAAAGTCGACATCATCCACGACAGCTTTACCGGCCTCACTCTTCACAGCAGGGTGAACCGCTCCATTCCACAGCGGACGATTCTCCAGCAGCATGGGGAACGCATCCGCGGTTACAGATTGAGCGGCTACCTGTTCTTTGGCTCTGCCTCCCTTCTGGTCGAAACCCTGAAGCAGGAACTGCGCAAGACTCCGCAGCCATGGTGTATCCTTCTGGATTTCAAAAATGTTTCAGGATTTGACATATCCGCAGCCAACGCCTTCCAGCGATTCATCTCCTCAGCGCACGCCGAGCACGTACGCATCGTACTTACCGAGACCTCTCCCCGCTTCATTTCCATGCTCCAACGGATTCTGCCAATAGAGAGCATAGACAATCTGGTGACGGCACAGGATATTGACCGAGGTCTGGAGGCATGTGAAGAAGCCATACTGACCGAATATACAGAGCGGACTGCGCAACAGGCAAACGCTGCGGATATGCTGTTCGAACAATCCGTCGATGATATGATGGCCCATCTCGACCGGCAGATTCTCTTTGAAGCACTCGTAGAAGAGTTGCGTCCGTGGGTGCAAGAATGCCACTACGAAGGCGAAACGCTCCTCGTAGAGAAAGGGAAGACGCAGCAGGGGTTGCAGATGCTCGTATGGGGCTCTGCAACGGCAACGGACGGGGATGGAGGAACCCGCTTGGCCCACCTCCGCGCCGGTGACGTGCTTGTACCGCAGGCGGCCTTCGCCCCATTCGTCGCCAGAGAACACATCATGGCCGACAGCCCATGCCGTACGGTCCTGCTCACCGCGCAGGCAAGACTCCTTATGGAACAGGAGAATCCTGACCTTGCCCTGCGCCTTGACCGATACGTCATCTCTTCATGGAAGGCCTAG
- a CDS encoding tyrosine-type recombinase/integrase produces MTAGRSAATIRHLLAIISQIWGMARNHEIVNGECPCTRIKKPRKDNRRMRFLTEAEASTLLVELEKRSKDTHDSALLSLFCGLRAGEIHSLTWTDLNFTSGTIYIRDPKNKHSRHAYMTDEVRSMLIERSKQLNATEYVFPAQNGAKRNWVSDTFERVVDQLGLNDGITDSRQRVVFHTLRHTFASWLVQDGTPLYTVAELMGHTTLEMTKRYSHLSPDTVRAAALTLQGRLNR; encoded by the coding sequence ATGACAGCAGGGCGCAGTGCAGCTACCATCCGCCACTTGCTGGCCATTATCTCCCAGATCTGGGGCATGGCCCGCAACCATGAAATCGTCAACGGAGAGTGCCCCTGCACCCGCATCAAAAAACCTCGCAAAGACAACAGACGGATGCGTTTCTTGACTGAAGCCGAAGCGAGCACCCTACTCGTTGAGCTAGAAAAAAGATCAAAGGACACTCACGACAGCGCCCTACTATCGCTCTTCTGCGGCCTCAGAGCAGGGGAAATCCACTCGCTCACCTGGACGGACCTCAACTTCACCTCGGGAACTATCTACATCCGTGACCCTAAAAACAAGCATAGCCGCCATGCCTACATGACTGATGAAGTCAGATCGATGCTCATAGAGAGATCCAAACAGTTAAACGCTACCGAATACGTTTTTCCGGCTCAAAACGGAGCAAAGCGCAACTGGGTTTCTGACACCTTCGAGCGCGTCGTCGACCAACTTGGCCTCAACGACGGGATCACCGACTCCAGACAACGTGTGGTGTTTCACACTCTTCGCCACACTTTTGCCAGCTGGCTCGTTCAAGACGGGACACCGCTGTATACCGTCGCCGAACTCATGGGGCATACAACGCTCGAGATGACTAAGCGTTATTCACATCTTAGCCCCGACACGGTCAGGGCTGCAGCATTAACACTTCAAGGCAGACTCAACAGATAG